In Nerophis ophidion isolate RoL-2023_Sa linkage group LG03, RoL_Noph_v1.0, whole genome shotgun sequence, the following are encoded in one genomic region:
- the ktn1 gene encoding kinectin isoform X3 codes for MALDIYDSQYLLILIPLLVVALLFIFFMLFTKETSYDEVLARQKRDLKLPPSKPDTRKRNDKKSKSKKKESASVTGGGGGSGGGESEEDQGDFEVIDGAQSSILDMVEEPEPLSAAPPDPPASSPNVPVAASTEASVGLRERKKKEKKAAKAAAAAAAAANAEADANIVVVDKATSPPPEEQEVTSTKVVSHKAPAPIIASKQPSPPSPELEVQIQVAQAHTVGQTPPQASKKKKKQKLEAANDQLQELKVKQAPTPAKKEAPLLAEVLDNAAQSSTAGKKKNAKKQKIEHVEVDSTASANHQAAHNNDVPSKGSGKKPKNETDKENTEVKLKELLSALSTITLSEAEAVSLIAVLREKSPIAVDAWHKSAAKSDPAAQERGRLLTTLEEEASIAKDKVKQLSQELQAEKKKTGRVEAVMREQCAAMEKELGLMQAKAQGNYQELQTMQIKFQQLREQLESQISHLQQENGILRDAVSSASNQMESKNSAEINKLRSEYAALMKELSDNNGKLQQEEHQRKSLEVNYKQNVSQLEAQLQDAKRRWEEMQNFLHSVNTDREKLKSSKQELHNQLMAVESEMNNKNKELQTLHSSLTEAMVSKERLEQRVIELLEVSQHSIPDDSLQAHAQDLLNENKSFQAQNDSLQAQNENLQAQISTQASQISHIEELQKLLAEKELQRKSLEDSLNVERSSGASRETNMQALHNDNMSMKAEIQNLRAQISDQTASKHALDQIQRSVQEKEENMKTVESLLEKGLIEVANKEDELKTIRVENEALKQELFTLQGKLAYQVSSESIVQELHSKVQKRDFQLKSMEDLLQAAQDSLSAKARAVEGLEQRLATLQAEMEQLRVKEPSEELTRTGTQLQELQSQLAVKDQEIQLLQIELRDTIERAQQQSVAAVPSPDLLTALSEKEEQVSDLQCELGELKESLDLHRKKNNELREKNWSAMDALSATESMLQGKLNKAVKENQATLALSEAECRNFLHRLLPNVPVPKEQNHQEWLCSFERNVTESSAAQSPPASGDIEELSEKLKEAEEAQRILHVDCETYKKVLAETEGILQRLQNSVEQEESRWKVMVELSQVELREMSQKVTTLEQELKRLNDGAELENLRREKQHLESELERAERESATYVTEVRELKDLLTELQTRLDGSYTEAIKQNEELNLLKTQLTKTLSKLEVEENERQQVAGDLYKAQQSLDLIHGELSKVTDHADDIIENSSTSSQKVCEVIDRKEMTAGLNQTVCEVQQLLRSVSQQLTKEAEADRDLSKV; via the exons ATGGCGTTGGATATCTACGACTCTCAGTACCTGCTCATCCTAATCCCTTTACTGGTGGTCGCCCTTCTTTTTATATTCTTCATGCTCTTCACTAAAGAAACATCATACGATGAAGTGCTGGCCCGGCAGAAACGCGACCTTAAGCTGCCTCCATCCAAGCCGGACACCCGCAAGAGGAACGACAAGAAAAGTAAGAGTAAGAAAAAAGAGAGTGCCAGTGTGACTGGTGGAGGGGGCGGCAGCGGTGGTGGAGAGTCAGAAGAGGACCAAGGGGACTTTGAGGTGATTGATGGTGCCCAGAGCTCCATCCTTGATATGGTTGAGGAGCCAGAGCCATTGTCTGCAGCTCCTCCTGATCCCCCAGCATCTTCTCCCAATGTGCCTGTTGCAGCTTCAACAGAGGCTTCTGTTGGTTTGAGGGAAagaaagaagaaggagaaaaaggCAGCAAAGGCTGCCGCCGCTGCTGCCGCTGCTGCCAATGCAGAAGCTGATGCAAACATCGTTGTGGTCGATAAAGCAACATCTCCCCCACCTGAAGAGCAAGAAGTAACCAGCACAAAGGTGGTCAGCCACAAAGCACCGGCACCTATCATTGCCAGCAAGCAACCCAGCCCACCCTCTCCAGAGCTTGAGGTCCAGATTCAGGTGGCCCAAGCTCATACTGTGGGTCAGACCCCCCCACAGGCttccaagaagaagaaaaagcagaAGTTGGAAGCAG CGAATGACCAGCTGCAAGAACTCAAAGTCAAGCAAGCTCCCACCCCAGCCAAGAAGGAAGCACCTCTTCTGGCTGAAGTTCTCGACAATGCAGCTCAAAGTTCAACGGCCGGAAAGAAAAAGAATGCCAAGAAGCAGAAAATCGAGCATG TTGAGGTTGACTCAACAGCTTCTGCCAACCACCAGGCAGCCCACAATAATGATGTACCTTCTAAGGGAAGCGGAAAGAAACCGAAGAATGAGACTGATAAAG AAAACACAGAGGTGAAGCTAAAGGAGCTGCTTTCAGCTCTGTCCACTATCACACTGTCAGAAGCTGAGGCGGTCAGCTTGATTGCTGTCCTCCGAGAGAAGAGCCCCATTGCTGTGGACGCCTGGCACAAA TCTGCTGCAAAATCGGATCCGGCTGCTCAGGAACGTGGGCGTCTCCTAACTACTCTTGAAGAGGAGGCCTCCATTGCTAAGGATAAAGTCAAACAACTCAGTCAG GAGCTCCAAGCTGAGAAGAAAAAGACAGGCCGAGTGGAGGCTGTAATGAGAGAGCAGTGTGCAGCAATGGAGAAAGAATTGGGCCTCATGCAGGCCAAAGCACAAGGAAACTACCAGGAGCTCCAAACCATGCAGATCAAA TTCCAGCAGCTGAGGGAGCAGTTGGAGAGTCAGATCTCTCACCTGCAGCAAGAGAACGGCATTCTGAGAGATGCAGTCAGTTCAGCTTCCAACCAGATGGAGAGCAA GAATTCTGCCGAAATTAACAAACTCCGCTCTGAGTACGCTGCGCTTATGAAAGAGTTGTCGGACAACAACGGTAAGCTGCAGCAGGAAGAGCATCAGAGGAAGTCGTTGGAGGTCAACTACAAGCAAAATGTGTCTCAGCTGGAG GCCCAGCTACAAGATGCTAAACGACGCTGGGAAGAAATGCAAAACTTCCTCCATAGTGTCAATACAGACCGGGAAAAACTTAAGTCCTCTAAACAAg AGCTCCATAATCAGCTGATGGCAGTGGAAAGTGAGATGAACAACAAGAATAAGGAGCTTCAGACCCTCCATAGCAGCCTGACTGAAGCCATGGTGTCCAAGGAGAGGCTGGAACAAAGAGTGATAGAACTGCTGGAGGTGTCCCAACATAGTATACCTGACGACTCTTTGCAGGCTCATGCTCAG GACCTCTTGAATGAAAACAAAAGTTTTCAGGCCCAAAACGATTCATTGCAAGCACAAAATGAGAACCTGCAGGCTCAGATCTCTACACAG GCCAGCCAAATCTCCCATATTGAGGAGCTACAGAAGCT ATTAGCTGAAAAGGAGTTGCAGAGGAAGAGCCTGGAGGATTCTTTGAATGTTGAAAGGAGCAGTGGAGCCAGCAGAGAAACCAACATGCAG GCTCTGCACAACGACAACATGTCAATGAAGGCAGAGATCCAAAATCTGCGGGCACAGATTTCTGATCAG ACTGCCTCTAAGCATGCTTTGGACCAGATCCAGAGAAG TGTCcaggaaaaggaggaaaacatGAAAACTGTAGAGAGCCTGCTAGAAAAGGGCCTGATTGAAGTGGCcaataaggaggatgagctaaaG ACTATAAGAGTAGAGAATGAGGCTCTAAAGCAAGAATTGTTTACTCTTCAGGGAAAGCTGGCATATCAG GTATCATCAGAGTCAATTGTGCAGGAGCTACATAGCAA AGTCCAAAAGAGGGATTTTCAGCTAAAGTCAATGGAGGACCTTCTGCAGGCAGCACAAGACAGCTTGTCAGCCAAAGCAAGAGCTGTCGAG GGTCTAGAACAGCGGCTTGCCACCCTGCAGGCAGAGATGGAGCAGCTCAGAGTGAAGGAGCCCTCGGAAGAACTTACCAGAACGGGTACCCAGCTTCAAGAACTCCAATCTCA GCTTGCTGTGAAGGACCAGGAAATCCAACTGTTACAGATTGAGCTGAGAGACACGATTGAGAGGGCACAGCAACAG TCTGTAGCTGCAGTGCCTAGCCCAGATCTTCTTACAGC GTTGTCTGAAAAGGAGGAGCAAGTCTCAGATCTGCAGTGTGAGCTGGGTGAGCTCAAGGAATCTCTGGACCTTCACAGAAAGAAGAACAAT GAGCTCCGGGAGAAAAACTGGAGTGCAATGGACGCTCTGTCAGCCACCGAGTCCATGCTTCAAGGAAAACTCAACAAAGCTGTCAAG GAGAACCAGGCGACACTGGCATTGTCTGAGGCGGAATGTCGCAACTTTCTGCACAGGCTTTTGCCCAACGTGCCTGTGCCAAAAGAGCAG AATCATCAGGAGTGGCTATGCAGCTTTGAGCGGAATGTCACTGAAAGTTCAGCTGCACAATCTCCTCCTGCATCAGGGGACATTGAG GAACTATCTGAAAAGTTGAAAGAGGCAGAGGAAGCCCAAAGGATTCTACATGTAGACTGTGAGACGTATAAGAAGGTTTTGGCAGAGACG GAGGGTATCCTACAGCGCCTTCAGAATAGCGTAGAGCAGGAAGAGTCGAGATGGAAGGTGATGGTGGAGCTATCACAAGTTGAGCTCAGAGAG ATGAGCCAGAAAGTCACAACTCTTGAGCAGGAGCTCAAGCGACTAAATGATGGAGCAGAGTTGGAAAAT CTGAGAAGAGAAAAGCAGCACTTAGAGTCTGAGCTGGAAAGGGCGGAGCGGGAGAGTGCCACATACGTGACTGAGGTCCGAGAG ctcaaagatcTATTGACTGAATTGCAGACCAGACTTGATGGCTCTTATACAGAAGCTATCAAGCAGAATGAGGAGCTGAATTTG CTGAAGACCCAGCTAACCAAGACCTTGTCCAAGCTCGAGGTCGAAGAGAATGAGAGGCAACAGGTTGCTGGTGATCTTTATAAG GCACAGCAATCTCTGGACCTGATCCATGGGGAGCTCTCGAAAGTGACTGATCATGCGGATGACATTATAGAGAACAGCAGTACGTCATCACAAAAAGTATGT GAAGTCATAGACAGAAAGGAGATGACTGCAGGACTTAACCAGACAGTCTGTGAAGTGCAGCAGCTGCTACGAAGTGTCAGCCAACAGCTTACCAAGGAAGCG GAGGCTGACAGAGACCTGTCAAAGGTATAG
- the ktn1 gene encoding kinectin isoform X2: MALDIYDSQYLLILIPLLVVALLFIFFMLFTKETSYDEVLARQKRDLKLPPSKPDTRKRNDKKSKSKKKESASVTGGGGGSGGGESEEDQGDFEVIDGAQSSILDMVEEPEPLSAAPPDPPASSPNVPVAASTEASVGLRERKKKEKKAAKAAAAAAAAANAEADANIVVVDKATSPPPEEQEVTSTKVVSHKAPAPIIASKQPSPPSPELEVQIQVAQAHTVGQTPPQASKKKKKQKLEAANDQLQELKVKQAPTPAKKEAPLLAEVLDNAAQSSTAGKKKNAKKQKIEHVEVDSTASANHQAAHNNDVPSKGSGKKPKNETDKVRCITENTEVKLKELLSALSTITLSEAEAVSLIAVLREKSPIAVDAWHKSAAKSDPAAQERGRLLTTLEEEASIAKDKVKQLSQELQAEKKKTGRVEAVMREQCAAMEKELGLMQAKAQGNYQELQTMQIKFQQLREQLESQISHLQQENGILRDAVSSASNQMESKNSAEINKLRSEYAALMKELSDNNGKLQQEEHQRKSLEVNYKQNVSQLEAQLQDAKRRWEEMQNFLHSVNTDREKLKSSKQELHNQLMAVESEMNNKNKELQTLHSSLTEAMVSKERLEQRVIELLEVSQHSIPDDSLQAHAQDLLNENKSFQAQNDSLQAQNENLQAQISTQASQISHIEELQKLLAEKELQRKSLEDSLNVERSSGASRETNMQALHNDNMSMKAEIQNLRAQISDQTASKHALDQIQRSVQEKEENMKTVESLLEKGLIEVANKEDELKTIRVENEALKQELFTLQGKLAYQVSSESIVQELHSKVQKRDFQLKSMEDLLQAAQDSLSAKARAVEGLEQRLATLQAEMEQLRVKEPSEELTRTGTQLQELQSQLAVKDQEIQLLQIELRDTIERAQQQSVAAVPSPDLLTALSEKEEQVSDLQCELGELKESLDLHRKKNNELREKNWSAMDALSATESMLQGKLNKAVKENQATLALSEAECRNFLHRLLPNVPVPKEQNHQEWLCSFERNVTESSAAQSPPASGDIEELSEKLKEAEEAQRILHVDCETYKKVLAETEGILQRLQNSVEQEESRWKVMVELSQVELREMSQKVTTLEQELKRLNDGAELENLRREKQHLESELERAERESATYVTEVRELKDLLTELQTRLDGSYTEAIKQNEELNLLKTQLTKTLSKLEVEENERQQVAGDLYKAQQSLDLIHGELSKVTDHADDIIENSSTSSQKEVIDRKEMTAGLNQTVCEVQQLLRSVSQQLTKEAEADRDLSKV, from the exons ATGGCGTTGGATATCTACGACTCTCAGTACCTGCTCATCCTAATCCCTTTACTGGTGGTCGCCCTTCTTTTTATATTCTTCATGCTCTTCACTAAAGAAACATCATACGATGAAGTGCTGGCCCGGCAGAAACGCGACCTTAAGCTGCCTCCATCCAAGCCGGACACCCGCAAGAGGAACGACAAGAAAAGTAAGAGTAAGAAAAAAGAGAGTGCCAGTGTGACTGGTGGAGGGGGCGGCAGCGGTGGTGGAGAGTCAGAAGAGGACCAAGGGGACTTTGAGGTGATTGATGGTGCCCAGAGCTCCATCCTTGATATGGTTGAGGAGCCAGAGCCATTGTCTGCAGCTCCTCCTGATCCCCCAGCATCTTCTCCCAATGTGCCTGTTGCAGCTTCAACAGAGGCTTCTGTTGGTTTGAGGGAAagaaagaagaaggagaaaaaggCAGCAAAGGCTGCCGCCGCTGCTGCCGCTGCTGCCAATGCAGAAGCTGATGCAAACATCGTTGTGGTCGATAAAGCAACATCTCCCCCACCTGAAGAGCAAGAAGTAACCAGCACAAAGGTGGTCAGCCACAAAGCACCGGCACCTATCATTGCCAGCAAGCAACCCAGCCCACCCTCTCCAGAGCTTGAGGTCCAGATTCAGGTGGCCCAAGCTCATACTGTGGGTCAGACCCCCCCACAGGCttccaagaagaagaaaaagcagaAGTTGGAAGCAG CGAATGACCAGCTGCAAGAACTCAAAGTCAAGCAAGCTCCCACCCCAGCCAAGAAGGAAGCACCTCTTCTGGCTGAAGTTCTCGACAATGCAGCTCAAAGTTCAACGGCCGGAAAGAAAAAGAATGCCAAGAAGCAGAAAATCGAGCATG TTGAGGTTGACTCAACAGCTTCTGCCAACCACCAGGCAGCCCACAATAATGATGTACCTTCTAAGGGAAGCGGAAAGAAACCGAAGAATGAGACTGATAAAG TCCGTTGCATTACAGAAAACACAGAGGTGAAGCTAAAGGAGCTGCTTTCAGCTCTGTCCACTATCACACTGTCAGAAGCTGAGGCGGTCAGCTTGATTGCTGTCCTCCGAGAGAAGAGCCCCATTGCTGTGGACGCCTGGCACAAA TCTGCTGCAAAATCGGATCCGGCTGCTCAGGAACGTGGGCGTCTCCTAACTACTCTTGAAGAGGAGGCCTCCATTGCTAAGGATAAAGTCAAACAACTCAGTCAG GAGCTCCAAGCTGAGAAGAAAAAGACAGGCCGAGTGGAGGCTGTAATGAGAGAGCAGTGTGCAGCAATGGAGAAAGAATTGGGCCTCATGCAGGCCAAAGCACAAGGAAACTACCAGGAGCTCCAAACCATGCAGATCAAA TTCCAGCAGCTGAGGGAGCAGTTGGAGAGTCAGATCTCTCACCTGCAGCAAGAGAACGGCATTCTGAGAGATGCAGTCAGTTCAGCTTCCAACCAGATGGAGAGCAA GAATTCTGCCGAAATTAACAAACTCCGCTCTGAGTACGCTGCGCTTATGAAAGAGTTGTCGGACAACAACGGTAAGCTGCAGCAGGAAGAGCATCAGAGGAAGTCGTTGGAGGTCAACTACAAGCAAAATGTGTCTCAGCTGGAG GCCCAGCTACAAGATGCTAAACGACGCTGGGAAGAAATGCAAAACTTCCTCCATAGTGTCAATACAGACCGGGAAAAACTTAAGTCCTCTAAACAAg AGCTCCATAATCAGCTGATGGCAGTGGAAAGTGAGATGAACAACAAGAATAAGGAGCTTCAGACCCTCCATAGCAGCCTGACTGAAGCCATGGTGTCCAAGGAGAGGCTGGAACAAAGAGTGATAGAACTGCTGGAGGTGTCCCAACATAGTATACCTGACGACTCTTTGCAGGCTCATGCTCAG GACCTCTTGAATGAAAACAAAAGTTTTCAGGCCCAAAACGATTCATTGCAAGCACAAAATGAGAACCTGCAGGCTCAGATCTCTACACAG GCCAGCCAAATCTCCCATATTGAGGAGCTACAGAAGCT ATTAGCTGAAAAGGAGTTGCAGAGGAAGAGCCTGGAGGATTCTTTGAATGTTGAAAGGAGCAGTGGAGCCAGCAGAGAAACCAACATGCAG GCTCTGCACAACGACAACATGTCAATGAAGGCAGAGATCCAAAATCTGCGGGCACAGATTTCTGATCAG ACTGCCTCTAAGCATGCTTTGGACCAGATCCAGAGAAG TGTCcaggaaaaggaggaaaacatGAAAACTGTAGAGAGCCTGCTAGAAAAGGGCCTGATTGAAGTGGCcaataaggaggatgagctaaaG ACTATAAGAGTAGAGAATGAGGCTCTAAAGCAAGAATTGTTTACTCTTCAGGGAAAGCTGGCATATCAG GTATCATCAGAGTCAATTGTGCAGGAGCTACATAGCAA AGTCCAAAAGAGGGATTTTCAGCTAAAGTCAATGGAGGACCTTCTGCAGGCAGCACAAGACAGCTTGTCAGCCAAAGCAAGAGCTGTCGAG GGTCTAGAACAGCGGCTTGCCACCCTGCAGGCAGAGATGGAGCAGCTCAGAGTGAAGGAGCCCTCGGAAGAACTTACCAGAACGGGTACCCAGCTTCAAGAACTCCAATCTCA GCTTGCTGTGAAGGACCAGGAAATCCAACTGTTACAGATTGAGCTGAGAGACACGATTGAGAGGGCACAGCAACAG TCTGTAGCTGCAGTGCCTAGCCCAGATCTTCTTACAGC GTTGTCTGAAAAGGAGGAGCAAGTCTCAGATCTGCAGTGTGAGCTGGGTGAGCTCAAGGAATCTCTGGACCTTCACAGAAAGAAGAACAAT GAGCTCCGGGAGAAAAACTGGAGTGCAATGGACGCTCTGTCAGCCACCGAGTCCATGCTTCAAGGAAAACTCAACAAAGCTGTCAAG GAGAACCAGGCGACACTGGCATTGTCTGAGGCGGAATGTCGCAACTTTCTGCACAGGCTTTTGCCCAACGTGCCTGTGCCAAAAGAGCAG AATCATCAGGAGTGGCTATGCAGCTTTGAGCGGAATGTCACTGAAAGTTCAGCTGCACAATCTCCTCCTGCATCAGGGGACATTGAG GAACTATCTGAAAAGTTGAAAGAGGCAGAGGAAGCCCAAAGGATTCTACATGTAGACTGTGAGACGTATAAGAAGGTTTTGGCAGAGACG GAGGGTATCCTACAGCGCCTTCAGAATAGCGTAGAGCAGGAAGAGTCGAGATGGAAGGTGATGGTGGAGCTATCACAAGTTGAGCTCAGAGAG ATGAGCCAGAAAGTCACAACTCTTGAGCAGGAGCTCAAGCGACTAAATGATGGAGCAGAGTTGGAAAAT CTGAGAAGAGAAAAGCAGCACTTAGAGTCTGAGCTGGAAAGGGCGGAGCGGGAGAGTGCCACATACGTGACTGAGGTCCGAGAG ctcaaagatcTATTGACTGAATTGCAGACCAGACTTGATGGCTCTTATACAGAAGCTATCAAGCAGAATGAGGAGCTGAATTTG CTGAAGACCCAGCTAACCAAGACCTTGTCCAAGCTCGAGGTCGAAGAGAATGAGAGGCAACAGGTTGCTGGTGATCTTTATAAG GCACAGCAATCTCTGGACCTGATCCATGGGGAGCTCTCGAAAGTGACTGATCATGCGGATGACATTATAGAGAACAGCAGTACGTCATCACAAAAA GAAGTCATAGACAGAAAGGAGATGACTGCAGGACTTAACCAGACAGTCTGTGAAGTGCAGCAGCTGCTACGAAGTGTCAGCCAACAGCTTACCAAGGAAGCG GAGGCTGACAGAGACCTGTCAAAGGTATAG